In Sporosarcina psychrophila, a genomic segment contains:
- a CDS encoding class D sortase, with the protein MRKIVGILLMVVGLAVVFYPQLEKQYYDRGQQQLVRSFEQLGNTEQIEQASNQSEDILTVQKYNQSTGEKSKLLEGARGIININKIDLEMIIFDGTSPETLSKGIGMIEPKKEFGVNNIGLAGHRAVTKGKQFNRMNELRINDEIQVTTQEGTYEFVIVDSFIVHQSDVSVLDDQEGPFLTLVTCTPLGAVNPPNRLIVQAALKK; encoded by the coding sequence TTGCGGAAAATTGTAGGCATTCTATTGATGGTCGTTGGCTTAGCGGTTGTATTTTATCCGCAACTTGAAAAACAGTACTATGATCGTGGTCAACAGCAGCTGGTAAGGAGTTTTGAACAATTAGGCAATACGGAACAAATTGAGCAGGCCTCCAATCAATCTGAAGATATACTCACGGTGCAGAAATACAATCAGTCAACTGGCGAGAAATCCAAACTATTGGAAGGAGCTCGCGGAATTATTAATATTAACAAAATTGACCTTGAAATGATTATCTTTGACGGGACGAGTCCCGAAACGCTCAGTAAAGGCATCGGTATGATCGAGCCTAAAAAAGAATTCGGCGTCAACAACATTGGTTTAGCTGGACACAGAGCTGTAACGAAAGGGAAACAATTCAATCGTATGAATGAATTAAGGATAAATGATGAAATTCAAGTGACCACACAAGAAGGAACATATGAATTTGTCATAGTGGACTCATTTATCGTCCATCAATCGGATGTGTCCGTCCTCGATGATCAAGAAGGACCATTTCTCACACTGGTAACTTGCACACCGCTTGGAGCAGTTAATCCGCCGAACCGATTGATTGTTCAGGCGGCATTAAAGAAGTAG
- a CDS encoding DUF5050 domain-containing protein encodes MKKIYFTLLFIALSFASYSTHTQAASNENPGFKTAVAADSYNLIRSSLLKNERTGQFVSAEVSYKQVDALIQKAVRENPEILYFDSAMSWSNGDIEFSYSLPDSTIKKNKAALSKEVDKVLAQIIKPGFTNFDKVKAIHDYLVLNVAYDHKNFQNNTIPSDSITAYGALIKGVAVCDGYTKAAQLLLNRLGIENYYVDGYGNGGQHSWNLVNLNGQYYFMDITWDDPVPNVKGAISYKYFLASADQLRKDHKWNEADWPIAKSKTYSFLNDFSSMIEFKGYYYYSSISDKDTLYRVKKDGKSKQKVNNVRAPYFAIIDDWIYFSNYSKGGFLYKMKTNGSKPQQLNAIHSVNLVAVNNQLHYTDSKTKKVLKLTIK; translated from the coding sequence TTGAAAAAAATATATTTCACACTCTTATTTATCGCACTGTCATTTGCTAGTTATTCGACCCATACACAAGCTGCTAGCAATGAAAATCCTGGATTTAAAACGGCTGTAGCAGCGGACTCATACAACTTAATCCGTTCCTCTCTGTTAAAAAATGAACGTACTGGGCAATTTGTTAGCGCAGAAGTTTCATATAAACAAGTTGACGCGCTTATTCAAAAAGCAGTACGTGAAAATCCTGAAATACTTTATTTTGATTCGGCGATGTCATGGTCAAACGGTGACATTGAATTTTCGTACTCACTCCCTGATAGCACAATAAAAAAGAATAAAGCAGCTCTTTCAAAAGAGGTTGACAAGGTACTTGCCCAAATTATCAAGCCCGGCTTCACAAATTTTGATAAAGTAAAAGCCATTCATGATTATTTAGTATTGAATGTTGCTTATGATCACAAAAACTTTCAAAATAACACCATCCCTTCTGATTCCATTACAGCTTATGGTGCACTTATAAAAGGTGTGGCCGTTTGTGATGGATATACGAAAGCTGCTCAACTTCTACTTAATCGCCTTGGTATTGAAAATTACTATGTTGACGGATATGGAAATGGCGGTCAGCATTCATGGAACTTAGTCAATCTAAACGGTCAGTATTACTTCATGGACATTACCTGGGACGACCCCGTTCCGAATGTAAAAGGTGCTATTAGTTATAAATACTTCCTAGCCTCTGCCGATCAACTGCGAAAAGACCATAAATGGAACGAAGCGGATTGGCCAATTGCCAAGAGTAAAACGTACAGTTTCTTGAACGACTTTAGCTCGATGATCGAATTCAAAGGATACTATTACTACAGCAGTATTTCGGACAAGGATACATTGTATCGAGTTAAGAAAGATGGAAAATCTAAGCAAAAAGTTAACAATGTAAGGGCTCCTTATTTCGCCATTATCGATGACTGGATTTATTTCAGTAATTATTCGAAAGGCGGCTTCTTGTATAAGATGAAAACAAATGGATCCAAACCTCAACAACTAAATGCTATCCATTCAGTCAATCTAGTCGCAGTGAACAACCAGCTTCACTATACTGATTCCAAAACTAAAAAAGTTCTTAAATTGACGATAAAATAA
- a CDS encoding acyltransferase family protein produces MNKKRLSWVDVTKGFLMILVVIGHYPGQLDFPLAKYIYWFHMPAFFILSGLFFKPVVEKGLMILSIQKRFMQLIVPYLFFLVSITLIRYGIEIGSGNMDLSWYVNDLWTLAVGGRFARGAYGVFWFVTTLFFTYLFFLWMTKYFSRTKQIIILAIFYSIAHFESLFAMRVIGGSPDTASQTIPMIWNIDVALMAVVYFSLGYYMKSIWMNVSKRWLTAGLIGSVTAVLLDNFNVIDYHLSMKFLRYEHFVLDLIIPLSFTLVLVGVFQLIATQLSLNWLQRIEKHSLTIMYLHIFTDILLNDYFTYGIIGFTAFGLVIPIVVSIIIQKLIPHGKLLLGGFSQKRPLPIQQ; encoded by the coding sequence ATGAATAAGAAACGTTTATCCTGGGTGGATGTCACCAAAGGATTTTTAATGATTCTTGTCGTCATTGGTCATTATCCTGGACAGCTCGATTTCCCACTGGCGAAGTATATCTATTGGTTTCACATGCCAGCATTCTTTATTTTAAGTGGTTTGTTTTTTAAGCCTGTTGTAGAAAAGGGCTTAATGATACTGTCGATTCAAAAACGTTTTATGCAATTGATCGTCCCCTATTTGTTTTTCCTCGTCAGTATTACGCTGATTCGTTACGGGATAGAAATTGGTTCAGGCAATATGGATCTATCATGGTATGTAAATGATTTGTGGACACTCGCTGTCGGCGGACGTTTTGCACGTGGTGCATATGGTGTATTCTGGTTTGTAACTACGCTTTTCTTTACGTATTTGTTCTTCTTATGGATGACAAAATACTTTAGTCGTACGAAACAAATTATTATTTTGGCTATCTTTTATAGTATTGCCCATTTTGAAAGTTTGTTTGCGATGCGCGTCATTGGTGGATCACCAGATACTGCTTCTCAAACAATCCCAATGATTTGGAACATCGATGTTGCACTCATGGCAGTCGTCTATTTTTCACTCGGTTATTATATGAAGAGTATTTGGATGAATGTTTCGAAAAGATGGTTAACCGCGGGATTGATCGGTAGTGTGACAGCAGTTTTGCTTGATAACTTTAATGTAATTGACTATCATTTGAGCATGAAATTTTTGCGCTATGAACATTTCGTTTTAGATTTGATCATCCCACTTTCATTCACACTTGTATTGGTGGGCGTATTCCAACTCATCGCTACTCAACTGTCACTCAATTGGCTGCAAAGGATCGAGAAGCACTCCCTAACGATTATGTACTTGCACATCTTTACTGACATTTTGTTAAATGATTACTTCACATATGGCATTATTGGATTCACAGCATTTGGATTGGTCATTCCAATCGTGGTTTCAATCATCATTCAAAAATTGATACCACATGGAAAGCTACTACTTGGTGGATTTTCACAAAAAAGGCCACTACCCATTCAGCAGTAG
- a CDS encoding hydantoinase/oxoprolinase family protein — MIRLGIDVGGTNTDGVLLNTKNEVICSTKTPTTKNVFSGIQTTIKELLASSAVNVRDIKIATLGTTHCTNAIVERKSLNRIGIIRICLPSGTTVPPLVDWPEDLVDKLQAKTALIHGGYEFNGSPITGIVRDELIETVELFRDSVDSIAITGVFSPVLADQEKEVAAFFQQELPHIPISLSSEIGTIGLIERENATILNAALKNVIKHVAEGFEQALVNESIHAKIYFGQNDGTLMTNVFAQKYPIFTIACGPTNSIRGASFLSKERNAIVVDIGGTTTDIGVLANGFPRQTSLAVEVGGVRTNYRMPDIYSLGLGGGTQVTLEDSAWKIGPESVGYQLPEKALIFGGETLTVTDVAVGVGMMQMENAQEEKLLSIPTQEIYPQIVEMVEKAIDRMKTSGDDVSVVLVGGGAALMPATLKGASRIIRPEHAGVANAIGAALGDISGTCEKIYLLENRAHHEVIEEAKQEAIQAAITAGADPDQIDIIQLEDFPLAYIPGEAILVRVKVAGPLLLESVK, encoded by the coding sequence ATGATACGGTTAGGAATTGACGTTGGCGGTACCAATACAGACGGAGTTCTGTTGAATACAAAAAATGAAGTAATCTGCAGTACAAAAACGCCCACCACAAAGAATGTTTTTTCAGGGATTCAAACGACAATTAAAGAACTACTAGCTAGTTCGGCGGTCAATGTCAGAGATATTAAAATAGCAACACTAGGCACGACGCATTGCACAAATGCAATCGTGGAGAGGAAATCATTAAATAGAATTGGAATCATTCGCATTTGTCTTCCTTCTGGAACAACGGTTCCTCCACTTGTCGACTGGCCAGAAGATTTAGTCGATAAATTACAGGCTAAAACCGCTTTGATTCACGGAGGTTACGAATTTAACGGTTCCCCAATTACAGGTATTGTGCGAGATGAATTAATAGAGACTGTCGAGTTGTTTAGAGACTCAGTAGATTCGATTGCTATTACAGGTGTATTTTCTCCGGTTCTAGCCGATCAGGAAAAAGAAGTAGCAGCTTTTTTCCAACAGGAGTTACCACATATTCCGATTTCCCTTTCAAGTGAAATCGGTACGATTGGTTTAATTGAAAGGGAAAATGCAACCATTTTGAATGCTGCACTTAAGAATGTCATCAAGCATGTAGCAGAAGGCTTTGAGCAGGCATTGGTTAATGAAAGCATTCATGCAAAAATTTATTTCGGTCAAAATGACGGTACACTGATGACTAATGTCTTTGCTCAAAAGTACCCGATTTTCACCATCGCATGTGGGCCAACCAATTCAATCCGAGGGGCTTCATTTTTATCGAAAGAGCGCAATGCAATTGTCGTGGATATTGGTGGTACGACGACCGATATCGGTGTATTAGCAAATGGATTCCCGAGACAAACTTCTCTTGCCGTTGAAGTGGGTGGTGTCCGTACCAATTATCGCATGCCTGATATCTACTCACTTGGTCTAGGGGGCGGTACTCAAGTAACTTTAGAAGACAGTGCATGGAAAATTGGTCCTGAAAGTGTGGGTTATCAATTGCCCGAGAAAGCACTCATCTTCGGTGGTGAAACACTAACTGTGACGGATGTTGCTGTAGGAGTAGGCATGATGCAGATGGAGAATGCGCAAGAAGAAAAACTTCTTTCCATTCCTACACAAGAAATTTACCCACAAATTGTCGAAATGGTAGAAAAAGCAATTGATCGCATGAAAACAAGCGGGGATGACGTGTCAGTCGTGCTGGTTGGTGGTGGTGCAGCCTTGATGCCTGCCACATTAAAAGGTGCGAGTCGTATTATCCGACCCGAACACGCGGGAGTGGCAAATGCAATTGGTGCAGCACTTGGCGACATTAGCGGTACATGTGAAAAAATTTACTTGCTCGAAAATCGCGCTCACCATGAAGTGATTGAAGAAGCAAAACAAGAAGCAATCCAAGCGGCTATTACGGCAGGCGCAGATCCTGATCAAATCGATATTATCCAGTTGGAAGACTTTCCATTGGCTTATATTCCAGGGGAAGCAATCTTGGTTAGAGTGAAAGTTGCTGGGCCTCTTTTGTTGGAGAGTGTGAAGTAA